One Drosophila willistoni isolate 14030-0811.24 chromosome 2R unlocalized genomic scaffold, UCI_dwil_1.1 Seg167, whole genome shotgun sequence DNA segment encodes these proteins:
- the LOC6642631 gene encoding protein-lysine N-methyltransferase CG9154, with protein sequence MDDDDIALPADTLAILNEFLAERSKREADEEERVVNKTGREAKFEEDWQLSQFWYSEHTKITLRDVVRQLVKEHGDKDFTIALLSCPSLYKNIKDIHDKVHIFEYDRRFEAYGSDFVHYDFNCIDQNADYLKSHHNSYDLIIADPPFLSQECMEKMSKIILKLQRKDSNAKLIFCSGEVVEPWLTALLPVHKCKFHPQHERNLGNEFVSYANFNLDNYTICENK encoded by the exons atggatgatgatgacatTGCACTGCCCGCTGATACATTGGccattttaaatgaatttctgGCCGAACGATCCAAACGTGAAGCCGATGAAGAAGAGCGAGTGGTAAACAAAACTGGAAGAGAAGCCAAGTTTGAAGAAGATTGGCAACTTAGCCAATTCTGGTATAGCGAACACACAAAAATTACTCTTCGCGATGTAGTGAGACAATTGGTAAAGGAGCATGGAGATAAAGACTTTACGATAGCCTTATTATCCTGTCCTTCCTTGTATAAGAATATCAAAGATATTCATGATAAAG TCCATATATTTGAATACGACAGACGATTTGAAGCCTACGGATCTGATTTTGTTCATTACGACTTTAATTGTATAGACCAAAATGCCGATTATTTAAAGTCACATCATAATTCATATGATTTAATCATAGCTGATCCACCATTTCTTAGCCAAGAGTGCATGGAAAAGATGTCAAAAATTATCCTTAAACTCCAGCGTAAGGATAGTAATGCCAAGTTAATATTTTGCTCTGGTGAGGTTGTTGAACCTTGGTTAACTGCTTTGCTGCCAGTCcataaatgcaaatttcacCCTCAGCATGAACGTAATTTGGGCAACGAATTCGTTAGTTATGCCAACTTTAATTTAGACAATTATACAATttgtgaaaataaataa
- the LOC6642369 gene encoding prefoldin subunit 1, with product MAQMDMELKKAFTEMQINKLETTKKINMIDMKCDMVKTGKHKYQLTEKGTSDLSDDTRVYLSVGRMFLLTDVQNMRDELKVKKEKCDNAIELLEKKKEFLQKSLKDQEDGLRELVQQRKATDSSAK from the exons ATGGCACAAATGGATATGGAATTGAAGAAG GCCTTCACCGAGATGCAGATTAACAAATTGGAAACCACAAAAAAGATCAATATGATTGATATGAAATGCGATATGGTTAAGACTGGCAAACATAAATATCAACTAACGGAAAAGGGCACCAGTGATTTATCCGATGATACAAg GGTCTATTTGTCCGTGGGGCGTATGTTCCTGCTGACCGATGTACAAAATATGCGTGATGAACTGAAAGTCAAGAAGGAGAAATGCGACAATGCCATCGAATTACTTGAAAAGAAGAAGGAATTTCTGCAAAAATCACTAAAAGATCAAGAAGATGGCCTACGTGAATTAGTCCAACAACGCAAAGCGACGGATTCCAGCGCAAAATAG
- the LOC6642370 gene encoding farnesol dehydrogenase — protein sequence MPTMPSQFASDFHSIIDMERWHNKLAVVTGASGGIGAASARAMLAAGLRVVGLARREAKLKELKESLPSNLKSKFIPLRCDVSNEDQVQSSFDWIERELEGPDVLLNNAGITRETELVTPGNTKKLREVIDTNVMAVIWCTRAAFNNMLKRDVEGHVLIINSIAGQQVLNFIDVLPSFNIYPATKFAITALTETYRQEFQLHTKKVRVTGICPGAVNTNIFPEEIHFYVKDMARLQPENIADAVLYALRTPPHVQIHDITIKPMGELF from the exons ATGCCCACAATGCCTTCCCAGTTTGCATCAGATTTTCATTCTATCATCGATATGGAACGGTGGCACAACAAACTGGCTGTTGTAACTGGAGCTAGCGGCGGCATCGGTGCCGCCTCTGCTCGGGCAATGTTGGCAGCCGGACTCCGTGTGGTTGGTCTTGCCAGGCGTGAAGCCAAACTAAAGGAACTAAAGGAGAGTTTGCCCAGTAATTTAAAGTCAAAATTTATACCGCTTCGTTGCGATGTATCCAATGAGGATCAAGTTCAAAGTTCATTCGATTGGATCGAAAGGGAGCTGGAAGGACCCGATGTTTTGCTAAACAATGCTGGAATAACTCGTGAAACTGAATTGGTGACAccaggaaatacaaaaaaactaCGTGAAGTCATCGATACGAATGTGATGGCTGTTATTTGGTGTACCCGTGCAGCATTTAATAATATGCTTAAACGTGATGTAGAGGGTCATGTATTGATAATTAATAGCATTGCTGGTCAGCAAGTACTCAATTTTATTGATGTCCTGCCATCGTTCAATATTTATCCAGCTACGAAGTTCGCAATTACAGCCCTAACCGAAACGTATCGTCAGGAATTTCAATTGCATACAAAAAAAGTGCGTGTGACCGGTATCTGCCCCGGCGCAGTCAATACAAACATTTTTCCCGAAGAGATACATTTCTATGTCAAGGATATGGCTAGATTACAGCCAGAGAATATAGCGGATGCCGTACTCTACGCCCTACGAACGCCACCCCATGTACAG ATCCATGATATCACCATTAAGCCAATGGGTGAACTATTTTAA
- the LOC6642371 gene encoding uncharacterized protein LOC6642371 isoform X1, whose product MFRVQSPRGFFRLCHHITKRNAIVIAAAVRTPAPTAIKEEKLAGLVVDELVKRTLCPREEFKKLFMCASSQCSSELEGMGKELGLKSCQTFKLQKDICSAGAVRMALQSLQNEDPQCIITGDSRCQGLKLPPEGLLASEVMSEIKPVVRRKKGDDKENEEVPAPVEAAALAWTTYENADRLQLQPLAVVLEFVIEENDVKTRYKIDRTEPIIAKAVHNWQFVTIAEKDASPGQIPRLPADIIAQLEPHQIGIHEAQHTTASHLLTHLVHSLPTGHLGCAVIETLDGNRLVLVLEKLYTELPPGHVLPILTLYTKEPCPLCDDLVAQLEDKFAGQFELKKVFIDKKENVRYLRLFRHDIPVLFFNGQFLCMHRLNEDALTERLAAFKNDMEASQMD is encoded by the exons ATGTTTCGTGTGCAGTCACCAAGAGG ATTTTTCCGCCTTTGCCATCATATAACAAAGAGAAATGCTATAGTTATTGCGGCAGCAGTTCGCACCCCAGCACCCACTGCTATCAAGGAAGAGAAGTTAGCAGGTttggtagtagatgaactggtaaaaagaactttatgTCCTCGTGAGGAATTTAAAAAGTTGTTTATGTGCGCGTCCAGTCAGTGCAGCAGTGAGCTTGAAGGCATGGGCAAAGAATTAGGATTGAAGAGCTGTCAAACGTTTAAATTGCAGAAAGATATTTGTTCGGCTGGTGCCGTACGAATGGCATTGCAATCACTTCAAAATGAGGATCCACAATGCATAATCACAGGAGATTCGCGTTGTCAAGGGCTAAAGCTACCGCCCGAAGGGCTATTGGCCAGTGAGGTAATGAGCGAGATAAAGCCGGTGGTTAGGCGGAAAAAAGGTGATGATAAAGAGAATGAGGAGGTTCCAGCACCTGTTGAAGCAGCTGCCTTGGCCTGGACCACATATGAAAATGCGGACCGCCTTCAATTGCAGCCATTGGCCGTGGTACTAGAATTTGTTATCGAGGAAAATGACGTGAAGACCCGTTATAAAATCGATAGGACTGAACCCATTATAGCTAAAGCAGTCCATAATTGGCAATTCGTCACAATTGCCGAAAAAGATGCAAGCCCAGGGCAAATACCACGTCTTCCTGCTGATATAATCGCTCAGCTCGAACCACATCAAATAGGCATTCATGAAGCTCAACATACTACGGCAAGTCATTTGCTTACGCATTTAGTGCATTCCCTTCCAACTGGCCATCTCGGTTGCGCAGTCATAGAAACTCTTGACGGTAACCGTTTGGTGTTGGTTTTAGaaaaatt atATACCGAACTGCCACCGGGTCATGTTCTGCCTATACTCACACTTTACACAAAAGAACCATGTCCGCTCTGTGATGATTTAGTTGCCCAATTGGAAGATAAGTTTGCCGGTCAATTTGAACTCAAAAAGGTTTTCATcgacaaaaaggaaaatgtacGCTATTTACGCCTTTTTCGCCATGATATTCCGGTTCTATTTTTCAACGGACAATTTCTATGCATGCATAGACTCAACGAGGATGCTTTGACTGAGAGACTAGCTGCTTTTAAGAACGATATGGAAGCATCACAGATGGACTAA
- the LOC6642371 gene encoding glutaredoxin-like protein C5orf63 homolog isoform X2, translated as MKLNILRYTELPPGHVLPILTLYTKEPCPLCDDLVAQLEDKFAGQFELKKVFIDKKENVRYLRLFRHDIPVLFFNGQFLCMHRLNEDALTERLAAFKNDMEASQMD; from the exons ATGAAGCTCAACATACTACG atATACCGAACTGCCACCGGGTCATGTTCTGCCTATACTCACACTTTACACAAAAGAACCATGTCCGCTCTGTGATGATTTAGTTGCCCAATTGGAAGATAAGTTTGCCGGTCAATTTGAACTCAAAAAGGTTTTCATcgacaaaaaggaaaatgtacGCTATTTACGCCTTTTTCGCCATGATATTCCGGTTCTATTTTTCAACGGACAATTTCTATGCATGCATAGACTCAACGAGGATGCTTTGACTGAGAGACTAGCTGCTTTTAAGAACGATATGGAAGCATCACAGATGGACTAA